AGATTTTGtgaaatatgtatatgtctacgGGCATGTATGTATTggtaaaaaattaagtatgcgaattattttcacatttattttattttttttttttcggcatttttacctttttttatgctttaaaaattattttttattgtaaatttttttagaaATATTATTCTTGCTCCACATATGCTCGTCATAAAGTTTCAATCAGCCCATGTTTctcactattttttttatgcggGTGTGTATGCGTGCTTATGATGTGCATGTACGCTGGCACATGGGCAGATGTGCATGTCTACACAGGCGTGCACAACTGCATAACTGCACAGCTACATCGCTACACAACACCGCCACAGAATACCGACGCACCACATAGACACACACCTACACACACGCCCCCGCACAATGCGTGCCCCTCATTTTATTGTTATTAATTTTGCTTCTATATGATGTAAtttcgatatttttaaaagtataataatttacacaaatatatgtaaaattacattcaattttttaacacttttttttaagtaaaacACAAAGCAGAGCAAACGTGTTCGCGTGCAAGTGCCCTGCGCCGTTCTACAAGGAATAGGAGCTTACATCCGGGGTGTAAACCGTCAGTTACGAAAAATACATAGGAATAGAAAGGGTCATGGTAGTGGGATAGTTTGTCCCCATTTCCccaattaaaaagaaaaaattagttCACCACTCAGTCATTCTGTTTGGAATCTTCAATTTGTGTTCTACCAATTGTTACCATTCTTCTCGACGTACAACTTCATGGAAGACGCCCCTTTGCGTAAGAACActtttcatttgttctttttttttttttttttttttttttttcctacttattcacacatttttcaaaataagcGGTAATCAATTTTCCTTATTAGTATACTAAATCTTAATCCAATTTATagggtcaaaaaaaaaaaaaaaaaaaaaaatttaagcgGGCGTAAATTACAACGTGTGGAAAATTAGACAACTGCACTACAAATTATTACGGGGAATAGGGAGCGGTACAAAATGGCATGCGCATTCCCGACGTGGAAGGAAGATACGCGTTAGTGTATAGAAAAAGAGCTGAacttttgaaaaaacaaaggaaaaaaaactaattaTTCATTTTCAGCAGAAAATTGTAGAAACAGCCATTCGGGCacattaacttttttttttttcttctttttataggGGAGAAAGGGATCAAACTTTAAGTCTCCAAAGATGTGTTCACAATTCTAATGTAGTAGACCTTCCGATGAATCGTTCCTATTCAttctctattttttcatcgtctgcctttttttttttttttttcttcttcttcttttttgagtTCTTTGAGTTTTGATTTTCATTCTCATTTTCGTTGTCATTAATGGGGTTCCATCCTGGCACCTTTCTTTCTGTGCTCTTATTCGCCAAAATTTTCAGGGCGCTATTTGTGATAATCTTTTTTGCACTTGATGCACTGCTGTCGAGGGGATTATCCCTTGCATACATGTTCGTGCTGGAGCTGGCAATTCTACTCTGATATTGCTGCTCTAGTATTTTACCCTTCACTTGATATGCGCAGTTTTCCTCCTGACATGGGGTAAGGTGATGAGAATGAACACGCAAGTGAGCTTTATTATTCGCGGAAATGTTTACGCGTGGTAGTAACGTGGAAAAATCTATCGGCAGATACTCACCTGCGGCATGTAGTCCGTCCTTACGCGAATGGTTTTCCTAAATGTGCCGTCACTCCTCTGGGTACCCTTAATAAATTTCTCATTAGTTTTCTCATTGAGTATGTAAACATCGCCTAACGGTGTCACCACTTCCTTCAAATGATTCTGTCTATTGTCGTTATTTTCAAAGGAGTTGGGACTCCCTGAAAAGTTATTCCCTGTGGCATTTCTGCTGTTCATACTTCTATGTGTGCAATTTATGTTAAAGAAATTGAATTAAAATGTTAATTCCTCTGAAGGTATAGCAGTTGACTGGACAAATCACGATGCTGTGTTTGGTGCATCTACGTACGAAGCTGCGTGATGAACTCGTgtaattttctttcatggaaaaaatttcactGAATGTGTATCTCCCCCAAAAGGTGGCAAGCGTGAATTTATTAGGATTGGTGCTTCATCGCATTTGTAACCTTTCTCCGATGGGTAGACGCTAAGATGCACTCTTCACGCACACAAATTATTTCATATAGAATGTATACGGTTGAGATAAATCGAACAAGTTCTGTTGGGCGATCGATATACTTGTACATTCAAATTGTAAAGGAgggatcaaaaaaaaaaaaaatttcccttcCACTAAAACAATTATGGGTTTATGTTGCATGAAAATTGCGTTAACCTTTTAACTATATTATATGCCGATAAGCATGTGACATATTCCATTCCCAAGCAGGTATACGCAGAATGCGTTGCAtcaggaaggagaaaatgaaattacTCTGGCTCACCGTTTTTTACATTCACTCGAAATAGTACGTATTATTGGAAGGGGCTTACAAATTTGTTCCCAAAATGGCGGTTTGCTTAATTCGTGAATATGAACTGGTTTTCATAGCCCGCAGGGAAAAATACCTCCTTCCGGGTAAGCAGCTTAATTGcgtagaagaaaaatatcaacaTCTTCcgcattcatttttattcctgCTTTCTAATcgcttattttattattatcctattttattattatactaattttttttttttttttttttttccattcgacCGCCGAtcaatgggaaaaaattttggtggcacaaaagaaaaaaaatttttttttcacgtgtAGCATACCCAAGAATGGCAGTCGTAAAACACCACTTTGCtttaagaacaacaataagaaaaaaaagttttcatAAGGTTCTAGGCGTAACTAAcctttcctcatttttatttgaatttttctctttcccatATTACTAAATGTGCTTCTCTATTCCTCATCGTGCATTTTTCGGGAAACCATAAATTTCCTACTCGAACGGAAAATAACTTTGCAGTTGTGTGTAAGAGGCTCTCTTTTGAACTTCACATGGACGCGCCTTtcgattttttaaaaagagtgTCCCTATATACAGTtgcctttacatttttacaacacACAAATAGGGgggaataaacaaaaatcaTGCTAAAAACTGCATGCGATAAGATTAACGGAAAAACAAagatttggaaaaataaaaaaagtgttttATTCCAAAAATTTACAGTATCACAGGACACATAAAAGATaaatgtagaagaaaaaacatgtGAGATCATACACTAAACATCATCATATTCAaataagacaaaaaaaaaaaatgaaataaaataaacggaTTATAGTGTACAATAGAGCGGGTTTGCCATGTGTGCATAAATTGTTATGcggaaaaaaacacaacGGGAACTTGAAAAGGTTACCACGACATTACTATCGTGGACGTAATtttctcccctccccccGTTAGTAATAGTAAATGTACCCATAGTGGTTATCCCGCCTGAGGTGaatatgtaaaaatttcaaaCAAGTGAAGGGTTTTCCACAGCAGTAATATATTCTATGCGTTTTCACATGAAGAAAGTGATTTTCCAGATTTCTCAAACTGGAAAACTGCTCATCACAGTAGCCACATTTATTCGTAGATATCATGTTTTGAATCCACAGGGGTAGTTTTCTTGTCCTGGATGGAGCAAGCAAATGCCTAAGGTTGCAATAATATCTGGGGATGGACTTGGTATAGTCATGTTTGAAGTGCTTTAAATAGGAAAGCTTGTagtatatttccttttccatttcttttacatttttgtgtgGTTCATATGGCTGCAACGCGTCATTCGCTCTTCTTTCATTGTATTTTCTAAGTGTATAATTCTTCCTATTCTTCGTTATACAAAAACCCCTTTTACCATAAAATTGGTGGACATCTTTGcttttttgtacattccaaaatggataatcagatatgccattttttctacgTTCTCCTGTATAAATACAGGCTGCCTCTTTTTGCAAATCTACCCTTTGACCCCTACCATTATTATAAACTTTACATGAATCTGTTGTGTAATATTTACGGGTGCGCTTTGTCCAACTTGGACTGTAATACGCGTTGTTCTTATCTGTGtagttttcttttccccttgttTGCAGGGCCAAATGAGGGGCGATACGCGGAGATAAACTATGTCCCTTGACAAGGCTTCTTTTCCCAGGCTCACTGTAATGATTGTATTTCACGTTCCAGTTATTCCAGCGATAATCCCGACGGTAATTCCAATTTCCCCATTTATCCCAGTGATGATTATCCCACAGGTTTATCCACCTGTTACTCCACTTGTTGTCCCACTTGCTTCCCCATTTACTGAACGATTTATAGCCCCTACGATAATCCTTCAGGTGGCTTAGGCCCTCTTCGCCCCGCGCCCACCTGGCCTTGACTTTCCTGTTGTGCCTATATTTCGGACCAAAGTACTGTACCGTGTTattttgtatgtatatgttaaCCGCCTTAGTTTTGTGGATACAACGATTGCACAGTTGGTGGCCCTGGTTGCAGTCGATGGGACTCCCCTCTTCATCAGTCACGTTCTGAAGGAGGTGTCCATTTGTGTGTCGTTCCCTATCAACAACATTATCGCTGGAGGTGCAATCCGAATGTGAACGAGGTAGTTCCCTTACACACCACTGCCTCCCCTTGCTGTTGGGCGCTAAATCTGTCTCATTCGTTTTCACGGTGTGTAAAGGTGGTCCATTGGGGGGATCATTGTTCATCTCATTTGTGTTCCCCTCTCCGCTGCATGAATTAGCAGTTCCTTCCCCGCTAGTGTTCATTCGATGTAACGTTTCGTTGTTTATGTCTTCCTCGCTCAGAGAATGTGTGATGAATGACTTCAACATATGGCACTCTCTCTTGGTACTTAGCGTGTCGCACCATTCGAGGCATTCTTTGCTATTCCCCCTAGTGCTACCATAACGTAgggaatatttttcatctgaattaaattttccaaatgtaTCGTTCTGCGCAGTAAACATGCTGTTTTCTCTCCCTGGAGACAGTGCCAACTGCCATTCGTTACCATTCATGTTTTTACCATTCATGTTTTTACCATTCATGTTTTTACCATTTACGTTTTTACCATTTACGTTTTTACCATTCCGATTTGGCTTTCTTTCCTTCGTCTTGTTCGATCCATACTTATTAGTATCCATCTGTCTGCTCACGTCAGAATTACCTACGTTTAACTTTTCTGCCTCTTCAATTTCGCTCGTGTGGTTACTCACTATATGAGGAGGTGAATTTTGTTCCCCCTCTACGTATCCTTTCTTTACACCATAATTTCTAcagttcttttcccccttttggttGGAACTTCCCCTTGGGAAAATTTCTCCCCCTTGTTGCCCCTTAACTTTGGGGTGCCCTCCACTATGGTCATTTCCACAAGGGGGATCTTCCCCAAATGGTGAATTGGCTCCTCCTTCCATTGAACATCCTTTCAAATTTTCGTTGTCTTTATCACAAAAAcctttattaaaaagaatgaattttttcaagAACCTTTTTTCGTCCTTATCTTGCTCCTTGGAGAGAACTGCTTTATTAACTGCTTTATTAACTGCCTTACTAACCGCCTTATTAACTGAGTTATTAACTGACTTACTTAATGCGCTCACAGTGAACGCATTTTGGTAAAGGCTACTCCtaatgtgtgcattttccttttgtaaCTGTTTGCCTTCCTCTGCTTGAAGCTCCGTCTGGGTTGATTCAATCGGTTTCATTTGcactttcttctcctcaggGAAGTCTGTCGAATTCTGTTTCCCCTGCCGCTGCTCACCCGCTGCACTGCTTCTTATTGCGCTGATTTCTACTTTCGTTGTGCccatttttgccttttcattGCCCAACCTATGTGATTCTCGAGGGTTGGGAAAAAACAGATCCTTGCATTTCACCTCCTGCAAAAAGGATTTGTCGTTTTTATTGAAAAgatctattttttcctttacagtTAAATCATAACTGTTGCACAAAACAGTTTTTTGTAGTACAtcatttgtgtaattaaaGAAGCTATTCGTTGAGAATAAATCATatatttcctctttcttcaAATTGCTTTTGCATAATTTGTAGTTCACTCCGCTTAGCAGTTGGATATCTATTGTCACCAGCCCCTTCAATCCTATAATGCATATCTTAACATTGTCTTTcgaaaaaatgtaatgatTTCGCTTTCCAGGGCTTTCTTGCCAGTTGTGCTTCTTCGCATTCTGTCTGATGTCATTCAAATTTAGCCACGcatccttttcttcattcggAAGAGCTCTAACTACGTTGGTCATTTTGTATGtacaaaaaattcttctATGTGGGGGGATGCCCCCTCGGTGGACATACGTAGCAAGTtctcaaaaaggggaaggtcaCAAATAGGGTAATAATAAATGCATGCAGGGATAtattcaaaaatatattttctgttccttctttaaatgtatacatatatatataaatattcacCCTCTGTTTATGTAAAAGTGTGTTTCTTATCATTTGGGCTATCTTCCATATGTTAATCGAATCGAGGAAGAATTG
This DNA window, taken from Plasmodium knowlesi strain H genome assembly, chromosome: 13, encodes the following:
- a CDS encoding mago-binding protein, putative, with product MNSRNATGNNFSGSPNSFENNDNRQNHLKEVVTPLGDVYILNEKTNEKFIKGTQRSDGTFRKTIRVRTDYMPQEENCAYQVKGKILEQQYQSRIASSSTNMYARDNPLDSSASSAKKIITNSALKILANKSTERKVPGWNPINDNENENENQNSKNSKKKKKKKKKKKADDEKIENE